The Synergistaceae bacterium genome contains the following window.
AGCATTAGGAAACCGCGCACGGCTTCCTGCTTTTGACTCTCTTGTTTTGCGCGCTTTGAAATTGTCGACTATCCTCGGATGAGGCTCAGTACCGACTGGGGAAGTTGGTTAGCCTGAGCTAGGTTACCACTTTCTTGGTGTGAAGTCTGACGGAGGGGAGACGAGACGAACGGCTTCCCCTGCAAGTTCCAAAACAAAGAAACCGTTGGCGTGGGCGAAGTTAGCTACATCAGCGTCGACCTCTCCTCCGGCCATAGCGCCGAGCAAAAATTTTCCCTTTACCTCGGCAGGCGGGTATTTCTTGATAAGTTCCATGCGTTTCATGTGGTGTTCCACGTCGCTTTCTTTGTCCAGCTTTTCCTTCACCTCCACGGCCATTGCGTATGTGCCGTCCGAAAGTAGAATATCGATATCCGTGCGAACGCGATTATTCTCATCATAGAGCTTCACGCGCTGATAGGCTCGCTGGAGGTTGTAGGGATAATCCGCGAACTTTTCCCACAAGCGAGCGGAAATCAGGTTTTCGATCAGCGCGCCAAAAGAATTGTTCAGCCCGCCGATGTTCTTTGAAAGTTTCCCGATTTTCAGGTCCGTTTCTTTCATTTGCCGATCCGTTTCTTTCATCTGCCGATCCGTTTCTTTCATTTGCAGGACAGTTTCTTTCATTTGCCGATCCGTTTCCTGCATACGTTCTCTCAATTGCCGGTCCGTTTCTTTCAATTGCCGGTCCGTTTCTTTCATCTGCAGGGCAGTTTCCTGTATACGTTCTCTCAATTGTCGGTCCGTTTCCTGCATACGTTCTCTCAACTGGCGGTCCGTTTCTTTCATCTGCAGGGCAGTTTCCTGTATCTGTCGGTTGGTTTCCTCTTGCAGTCGTTCAAGCCTATCCAGGCCAAGCCACACCCTTTGAGCGATGGCTTCCCATCCTTGCGATCCTGTTTCTGCCGTGTTTTCCATCTCTTTTGCCTCCCTCATTGGCAGATAAAATACGCTATAATCAAGTATAACATACGCTATGGGCGAAGCGAGCCGTCAGTGTTTTAATGTTTTAATGTTTTAATGTTCAGACGTTCAGAACATTTTGGCCTTGGGTAGGCACGAAAGAAACTGAAAAAGCAGAGAGCCCTACGCGCGCAGCTCCCTGCTTTTGATTCTCTTGTTTTGCGCGCTTTGAAATTGCCGGCTATCCTCGGATGAGGCTCAGTACCGACTGAGGAAGCTGGTTAGCCTGGGCCAGCATGGCCGTGCCGGACTGGGATAAAATCTGTAAACGCGTGAAGTTCAGCATCTCTATGGACATATCCGCGTCGCGGATGCGGCTCTCCGCCGCCGTCAGGTTTGTCCCAGTGGTCGTCAGGTTTGTGACCGTGTGCTCCAGAGAGTTTTGGTACGCGCCGATCTTCGCCCGCTGTGTGGAAACCTTGCCGAGCGCGCTGTCCAGGATGGTGATGGCTCGTCCAGCCGATTCCCTATCCGTCACAATCACCCGCGTGATCCCCAAGGCGTCCGCCGACATGTTCCCGATATCCACGGCCACGTCATCGCCCTCGTTGGCTCCCACCTGGAACACCGTGCTGTTGTCCACCAGGTGTAGGATCGTCTCGTAGGTTTGTGTTTGCTTGATCAGGTCGAACGTGCGCGTGTTTTCGTTCCACTGTACCGTAATGTTCGCCATCGCGTCGAACTCCACATCCACGTTGGGGTGGATCACGCCCACCATAAGATTCCCGGACATCCTCACGCCGCTGGCGATAATGGTGCTGTTGTGCGCGTCATAGGCGGAAACGTTGAAGGAGTTCTCCCTGGCCGCCTGCACCTCGTTCAGGGACAGGGCGTTGATCAGGTCCTCGTCGCCGGAGAACGACAGCTTACCGCCATCACCCGCCACCATGGACCGGATGATCATGGTCCCCATCACGGACTCCACCGTATTGGCTTTCGCGTTTTCAACGAACGTCGCGAAATACGACGCGGCGCTGACCGCGTACTTTGCTTGACCAAGCCCATTGGCAATGGCATCATTCAGTTTGCTCTGGAAAGTGGCCAGAGTGTCCGTGGAGTAGAGCGTGATGGAGGTGTTCTTGCCGTCGCCCTGGGAGATGGTGATGGTTTGGGGGTCGTTCAGCATGAAAACGCCCTGGGAGTTCCAAAATTTCTCCAGATCCCGCAGCGCCACGTCGCTCTTCGCCACCTGCCCGACGTAGCTTGCCTCGAACGAGGCTAGCGAGTTCGCAGTCTTCGGTGGATTATTGTCCTTAAAGTTCTCGTTCGTGGTCAAGACGATGTTGCCCTCGTACACCGTGCCGTTGGCCGTGTTCAGGTAGAAATTGCGGAAGTGGAGTTCTTTATTATTGATACTTGTGGAATCCATGGCAAAACGGAGAGGTTGCTCTGTGACGTAATAAGGCAACGTTGCTCGTGGTTTCGCCCCTGTTCCTGAATCTCTGATGTCCGTATCTTTCCATGCGTAATCCCATTGCGTATTGCTTATTCCGTCAATGATGATCAGTGTATCCGCCGTGGTCGTTGTCGTCACTGACTTTTCCGCAGCCGTGACGTTGTAGACCAACTTGTCTCCGACGCTGAAGAGATTGAATTGCTGATCGGTCATCGTAATATCAAGATCAAAACCAATATCCTCCGCCGCGATATTGTTGTTTATCAGATTAGTAGGATAAGTAGGGGCAGTAGCGCCATTAGCTGAAGTCGTTGGAGGGGTTGCCTGTATGACCACGTCGTTCTGCACGTAGTTTTCGACCGTGCCGTCCGTCTTTAAAACAGAAGAA
Protein-coding sequences here:
- a CDS encoding restriction endonuclease, SacI family, translated to MENTAETGSQGWEAIAQRVWLGLDRLERLQEETNRQIQETALQMKETDRQLRERMQETDRQLRERIQETALQMKETDRQLKETDRQLRERMQETDRQMKETVLQMKETDRQMKETDRQMKETDLKIGKLSKNIGGLNNSFGALIENLISARLWEKFADYPYNLQRAYQRVKLYDENNRVRTDIDILLSDGTYAMAVEVKEKLDKESDVEHHMKRMELIKKYPPAEVKGKFLLGAMAGGEVDADVANFAHANGFFVLELAGEAVRLVSPPSDFTPRKW
- a CDS encoding flagellin; this translates as MRIYHNIPALYAYNSLSETNESLQKSIQTLSTGLRINSAADDAAGLAISEKMRAQINGLSMATRNAQDGISMLQTAEGALSETHSIIQRMRELAVQAANDTLTQQDRQYIQLEIDQLKDEISRIASSTQFNKKRLLDGSSAALWSSNDLSTKAYVRGSLRQVDQFGQKAAFEGNFKIAVSATPGQAEAQKTDIFKIKHKNVIMNKSVNQQAGVQNLRVDNIPAGTYTITATAHVAGRGAKTHLVGYYSSAGYTPEDHAITATAYNQNSNPTGTGKTGVFAAANNTEVNASVLVEITHVDKTANTMTVRITSSVLKTDGTVENYVQNDVVIQATPPTTSANGATAPTYPTNLINNNIAAEDIGFDLDITMTDQQFNLFSVGDKLVYNVTAAEKSVTTTTTADTLIIIDGISNTQWDYAWKDTDIRDSGTGAKPRATLPYYVTEQPLRFAMDSTSINNKELHFRNFYLNTANGTVYEGNIVLTTNENFKDNNPPKTANSLASFEASYVGQVAKSDVALRDLEKFWNSQGVFMLNDPQTITISQGDGKNTSITLYSTDTLATFQSKLNDAIANGLGQAKYAVSAASYFATFVENAKANTVESVMGTMIIRSMVAGDGGKLSFSGDEDLINALSLNEVQAARENSFNVSAYDAHNSTIIASGVRMSGNLMVGVIHPNVDVEFDAMANITVQWNENTRTFDLIKQTQTYETILHLVDNSTVFQVGANEGDDVAVDIGNMSADALGITRVIVTDRESAGRAITILDSALGKVSTQRAKIGAYQNSLEHTVTNLTTTGTNLTAAESRIRDADMSIEMLNFTRLQILSQSGTAMLAQANQLPQSVLSLIRG